From one Ignavibacteria bacterium genomic stretch:
- a CDS encoding Eco57I restriction-modification methylase domain-containing protein — protein sequence MNHSSDINYNPDVLTCLANLSNDEVFTPPGLVNDMLDLLPGKLWSNPDAKFLDPVSKSGVFLREIAKRLMLGLEKKIPNKQKRINHIFENQLYGIAITELTAFLSRRSVYCSKTANGKYAVADNFTTEQGNIRYERMQHTWENGKCVHCGASQEVYDRGDEAESYAYNFIHTDNPTALFTSTNSTTKKKLKKGQEVKFDVIIGNPPYQLSDGGFGKSAAPLYHKFVEQAKKLNPKYLMMIIPSRWFAGGKGLDEFRKEMLNDNRIRKIVDFENAGECFPGVDIAGGICYFLWDKDYKGYCDIVNVVNGNETHSERALNEFPTFIRNSNAVPIIRKVLAVKEQRMNEIVSSSKPFGLRTFVRPQPSGDIILRWQNGEGPYKRHDITSGIGMIDDWKVITSYVGYDHAGNPGKDGKRRVFSKIDILPPGTICTETYLVIGTFKSKAEANNLLNYMKTLFFRFLVSQFMYSHHITKDSYQFVPLQDFSEPWTDEKLYAKYKLTKDEIAFIESTIRPMSEP from the coding sequence ATGAATCACAGTTCAGACATCAACTACAACCCCGACGTACTTACCTGCTTAGCCAACCTCAGCAACGACGAAGTATTTACGCCACCGGGTTTGGTAAATGATATGCTGGATTTACTGCCTGGAAAGTTGTGGAGCAACCCCGATGCAAAGTTTCTGGACCCCGTGAGCAAAAGCGGTGTGTTTTTGCGTGAAATAGCAAAACGTCTGATGCTTGGATTAGAGAAGAAAATACCCAACAAGCAAAAACGCATCAACCACATTTTTGAAAACCAACTTTACGGCATTGCCATTACAGAATTAACAGCATTCCTCAGCCGAAGAAGCGTGTATTGCAGCAAAACTGCCAACGGCAAATATGCGGTAGCCGATAATTTTACTACCGAGCAAGGCAACATACGCTATGAACGTATGCAACACACTTGGGAGAACGGCAAATGCGTACACTGCGGCGCAAGCCAAGAAGTGTATGACCGTGGCGATGAAGCCGAAAGCTATGCTTACAACTTTATACACACAGATAATCCAACTGCGTTGTTTACCTCTACAAACTCAACAACAAAAAAGAAATTAAAAAAAGGACAAGAAGTGAAATTTGATGTAATTATTGGAAACCCACCCTATCAGTTGAGTGATGGTGGTTTTGGTAAAAGTGCTGCACCACTTTATCACAAATTTGTAGAGCAAGCGAAGAAACTAAATCCTAAATATCTGATGATGATTATTCCGTCACGCTGGTTTGCGGGTGGGAAAGGATTAGATGAGTTTAGAAAGGAAATGCTCAACGATAATCGAATTCGTAAAATAGTTGATTTTGAAAACGCGGGAGAATGTTTTCCAGGTGTTGACATAGCAGGAGGTATTTGTTATTTCCTTTGGGATAAAGACTACAAAGGGTACTGTGATATAGTGAATGTTGTCAATGGAAACGAAACACATTCCGAGCGGGCACTCAATGAATTTCCAACATTTATCAGAAACAGTAATGCTGTACCAATAATTCGTAAAGTTCTTGCAGTGAAAGAACAGCGTATGAATGAAATAGTTTCGAGTTCTAAACCATTTGGTTTGAGAACATTTGTTCGACCACAACCATCTGGGGATATTATTCTTCGATGGCAAAATGGAGAAGGTCCCTATAAAAGGCATGACATCACATCAGGCATAGGAATGATTGACGACTGGAAAGTAATCACTTCTTATGTTGGATACGATCACGCAGGAAATCCGGGCAAAGACGGCAAGAGAAGGGTTTTTTCAAAAATAGATATTTTACCCCCTGGAACAATCTGTACAGAAACGTATCTGGTAATTGGCACTTTTAAATCAAAGGCTGAAGCCAATAATTTATTGAACTATATGAAAACATTGTTTTTTAGGTTTTTGGTTTCACAGTTTATGTACTCACATCATATCACCAAAGACTCTTATCAATTCGTTCCTCTCCAAGATTTCTCAGAACCTTGGACAGACGAAAAACTGTATGCCAAATACAAACTAACCAAAGACGAAATAGCTTTTATTGAAAGCACGATACGTCCAATGTCTGAACCATGA
- a CDS encoding GxxExxY protein, which yields MIKHEYKYSELSSNVIGCAMTVHNELGNGFQEVIYQRALEIEMNLQSLVFSREFEMPVYYKQQQIGTRRVDFLVEEVVSVELKANTILDDVHLAQAINYLEAYDLEVGLLINFGAKSLQFHPLSNKSFKQKKQGNPKIK from the coding sequence ATGATTAAACATGAGTACAAATATTCCGAACTGTCTTCCAACGTCATTGGCTGTGCTATGACGGTACACAACGAGTTAGGCAACGGTTTCCAGGAAGTTATTTACCAGCGAGCGTTAGAAATTGAAATGAACCTGCAAAGCCTTGTTTTTTCAAGAGAATTCGAAATGCCCGTGTACTACAAACAGCAACAAATAGGAACTCGCAGAGTCGATTTTTTAGTCGAAGAAGTTGTTTCTGTTGAACTTAAGGCAAATACAATACTGGATGACGTTCACTTGGCACAAGCCATCAATTATCTGGAAGCCTATGATTTAGAGGTAGGTTTGCTAATCAATTTTGGAGCAAAGTCTTTACAATTTCATCCGCTAAGCAACAAATCGTTCAAGCAAAAAAAACAAGGTAATCCAAAAATCAAATGA